In Streptomyces dangxiongensis, one DNA window encodes the following:
- a CDS encoding coiled-coil domain-containing protein: MTATPGTPATRPYPPPSTARARHGSAPPRGALRDALTLMSLPVLAALALPAAFAGGGTRRWFGGRADGRRADAQAAKDAAAAAFYELDTAQRDLRISIETITAVDDSPAARRAVSDFEALGRRIDEASGQYIQAVDAHDLDRDDLEAGTAARARAELTAARDELVRVRQDLERFGTSLGPLLGTAETALARLAPAVERARQSLLAASNALDAVRGHGLRADELAARLAALSPDLTRLNQGAGQHGVAPTLERAERVQREAGAIRAEAERLPEKAAEIDHRLVSLRTRAQALTTRAGQVQPVLSELRRRFAATCWQDLQHVPEQAAESVRQAELKLREAQAARDAQRWPDATSLLSTVRALLNTTDDAVSAAGDRLTRLNAVQKDPHQEIERTRFAIRDAQRLAMTGRTTPDPRDARPLDDAVARLERAIGTLEGRHPDYWHFLTETDAVRQAAARVVSRIREERGTGH, translated from the coding sequence GTGACGGCGACACCGGGCACGCCAGCGACGCGGCCGTACCCGCCGCCGTCCACCGCACGGGCCCGGCACGGGTCCGCCCCGCCGCGGGGCGCCCTGCGGGACGCCCTCACCCTGATGAGCCTGCCCGTGCTGGCCGCGCTCGCGCTGCCCGCCGCGTTCGCCGGCGGCGGCACCCGCCGTTGGTTCGGCGGGCGGGCGGACGGCCGGCGGGCCGACGCGCAGGCCGCCAAGGACGCCGCGGCGGCGGCGTTCTACGAACTCGACACCGCCCAGCGGGATCTGCGGATCTCGATCGAGACCATCACGGCGGTGGACGACTCCCCCGCCGCCCGGCGCGCCGTATCCGACTTCGAGGCGCTGGGCCGCCGGATCGACGAGGCCAGCGGACAGTACATCCAGGCCGTCGACGCCCACGACCTGGACCGCGACGACCTGGAGGCGGGCACGGCCGCCCGGGCGCGGGCCGAGCTGACCGCGGCCCGGGACGAGCTGGTGCGCGTCCGGCAGGACCTGGAGCGGTTCGGCACCTCGCTCGGGCCGCTGCTGGGCACCGCGGAGACCGCGCTGGCCCGGCTGGCACCGGCCGTGGAGCGGGCCCGGCAGTCGCTGCTGGCCGCGAGCAACGCCCTGGACGCCGTACGGGGGCACGGGCTGCGCGCCGACGAGCTGGCCGCGCGGCTGGCGGCCCTGTCGCCGGACCTGACCCGGCTGAACCAGGGTGCCGGGCAGCACGGTGTGGCGCCCACCCTGGAGCGCGCCGAGCGGGTGCAGCGGGAGGCCGGGGCGATCCGGGCGGAGGCCGAGCGGCTGCCGGAGAAGGCCGCCGAGATCGACCACCGGCTGGTCAGCCTGCGCACCAGGGCGCAGGCCCTGACCACGCGCGCCGGTCAGGTGCAGCCGGTGCTGAGCGAGCTGCGGCGCCGGTTCGCCGCCACCTGCTGGCAGGACCTCCAGCACGTGCCCGAACAGGCCGCGGAGAGCGTGCGGCAGGCCGAGCTGAAGCTCCGCGAGGCGCAGGCGGCGCGGGACGCCCAGCGGTGGCCGGACGCCACCTCGCTGCTGTCGACCGTGCGGGCCCTGCTGAACACCACGGACGACGCGGTCTCGGCCGCCGGGGACCGGCTGACCAGGCTGAACGCGGTGCAGAAGGATCCGCATCAGGAGATCGAGCGGACCCGGTTCGCGATCCGGGACGCCCAGCGGCTGGCCATGACGGGCCGTACGACCCCCGATCCGCGGGACGCCCGGCCCCTGGACGACGCGGTGGCCCGGCTGGAGCGGGCGATCGGCACGCTGGAGGGGCGGCACCCGGACTACTGGCACTTCCTGACCGAGACGGACGCGGTGCGGCAGGCGGCGGCCCGGGTGGTGTCGCGGATCCGCGAGGAGCGCGGCACCGGGCACTGA
- a CDS encoding DUF4097 family beta strand repeat-containing protein → MARSVSVRATGAAVLTGALLAGVSACGASAADDAHPDHRSFALHGHTLTVDSDDSALEIVAADGQRAGTVAVTRWFDASVVGGGDPTVRWSMTGGRLVLRVHCSGIVTDCSARHRIEVPRGVGVNVVNEDGAVRASGFRDPLSVRVSDGAVHVTDSSGPLDLRADDGSVRAEVASRRVRAATEDGPVDVRLSGAPDLVDAHSDDGSVTVTVPRGAYRVSAGADDGTVSVSVPRDDTSPHRVSAHAQDGEVTVRTAN, encoded by the coding sequence ATGGCCCGTTCCGTTTCCGTCCGTGCCACCGGCGCGGCCGTCCTCACCGGCGCGCTCCTCGCGGGGGTCAGCGCCTGCGGCGCCTCCGCCGCCGACGACGCGCACCCGGACCACCGGTCCTTCGCGCTGCACGGCCACACCCTCACCGTCGACTCCGACGACTCCGCCCTGGAGATCGTCGCCGCGGACGGACAGCGGGCCGGGACCGTCGCCGTGACCCGCTGGTTCGACGCGTCCGTGGTGGGCGGCGGTGACCCCACGGTGCGGTGGTCCATGACCGGCGGCCGGCTCGTCCTGCGCGTGCACTGCTCCGGGATCGTCACCGACTGCTCGGCCCGGCACCGGATCGAGGTGCCCCGCGGGGTCGGCGTGAACGTCGTGAACGAGGACGGCGCCGTGCGGGCCTCCGGGTTCCGGGACCCGCTCAGCGTCCGCGTCAGCGACGGCGCCGTGCACGTCACCGACTCCAGCGGCCCGCTGGACCTGCGGGCCGACGACGGGTCGGTGCGCGCGGAGGTAGCCTCGCGCCGGGTGAGGGCCGCCACGGAGGACGGCCCGGTGGACGTCCGGCTGTCCGGCGCGCCCGACCTCGTGGACGCCCACAGCGACGACGGTTCGGTGACGGTCACCGTGCCCAGGGGCGCCTACCGGGTGTCGGCCGGCGCGGACGACGGGACGGTGTCCGTGTCCGTGCCCCGCGACGACACCAGCCCGCACCGGGTGTCCGCGCACGCCCAGGACGGCGAAGTCACGGTGCGAACGGCGAACTGA
- a CDS encoding DUF4383 domain-containing protein, translating into MAAHAAHTRNAGERRRTQLDDHLPVDHRLNRVYRFGAGLIGAFLIVFGILGLIDHIGYFNTGGNTVTGLNTNGSLSVLSICIGAILLVGMVIGGNFASTLNMVLGVLFLLNGFLFLGLLDTDSNFLAFKIQNVFFSFVVGLLLMTFGMYGRVGHALPHDNPYWRARHPEPSPHERRDGQERQDPQRGQVR; encoded by the coding sequence ATGGCCGCACACGCAGCGCACACGAGGAACGCCGGCGAGCGCCGGCGGACGCAGCTCGACGACCACCTGCCCGTCGACCACCGCCTCAACCGGGTCTACCGGTTCGGCGCGGGCCTGATCGGCGCGTTCCTGATCGTCTTCGGCATCCTCGGCCTGATCGACCACATCGGCTACTTCAACACCGGCGGTAACACCGTCACCGGGCTGAACACCAACGGCTCACTCAGTGTGCTGTCGATCTGCATCGGCGCGATCCTGCTGGTCGGCATGGTGATCGGCGGGAATTTCGCCTCGACCCTGAACATGGTCCTCGGCGTGCTGTTCCTGCTGAACGGCTTCTTGTTCCTCGGCCTGCTGGACACCGACAGCAACTTCCTGGCCTTCAAGATCCAGAACGTGTTCTTCAGCTTCGTCGTGGGCCTGCTGCTGATGACGTTCGGCATGTACGGCCGGGTCGGACACGCCCTGCCCCACGACAACCCGTACTGGCGGGCCCGCCACCCCGAACCCTCCCCGCACGAGCGGCGGGACGGGCAGGAGCGGCAGGACCCGCAGCGGGGTCAGGTGCGGTAG
- a CDS encoding amidase domain-containing protein, which produces MALVPNWSAGAAVTDDPTVDAATKATFQRLADAVFTDRTQALVEGAGKAGTRHTSGFSGSVRLSGGQTREQTSALGELRERRSRLARLGETYGGGSTKVTLDATRVTGRHAKVAVTENTALSYDKATTKGPKSTGFQAHHELTFTADRHGNWQLTGIRDTDDGYLAVNQVAKPSVAKVKTAGEDDGPPSAVRSATNWPAPANAKNFSASGYDYQAMAAYAAKYWNRYNPAYPDFNGQGAGGDCTNFVSQSLKAGGWKHVPGYTNDFHKWFGNSDIQSDSFVGVNEFSWFALSSKRVTSLANVYQLDVGDVLQMDFNRDGSKDHSMIVTYRDRRGVPYVSYHSTNTYNRSVASLVASYPGAAFYAYRT; this is translated from the coding sequence GTGGCCCTGGTGCCGAACTGGAGCGCGGGGGCGGCGGTGACCGACGATCCGACCGTGGACGCGGCCACCAAGGCGACCTTCCAGCGGCTGGCCGACGCGGTCTTCACCGACCGCACGCAGGCTCTCGTGGAGGGCGCCGGCAAGGCCGGCACCCGGCACACGTCCGGCTTCTCGGGATCGGTGCGCCTGTCCGGCGGGCAGACCCGCGAGCAGACGTCCGCGCTGGGCGAGCTGCGTGAGCGCCGCAGCCGGCTGGCCCGGCTGGGCGAGACGTACGGCGGGGGAAGCACCAAGGTCACGCTGGACGCGACCCGGGTCACGGGCCGGCACGCGAAGGTGGCCGTCACCGAGAACACGGCGCTGTCCTACGACAAGGCAACGACCAAGGGCCCGAAGTCCACCGGCTTCCAGGCGCACCACGAGCTGACCTTCACGGCCGACCGGCACGGGAACTGGCAGTTGACCGGCATCCGTGACACGGACGACGGTTACCTCGCGGTGAACCAGGTCGCCAAGCCGTCCGTGGCCAAGGTGAAGACCGCGGGCGAGGACGACGGGCCGCCGAGCGCGGTCCGCTCGGCCACCAACTGGCCCGCGCCGGCCAACGCGAAGAACTTCTCCGCGTCCGGCTACGACTACCAGGCCATGGCGGCGTACGCGGCCAAGTACTGGAACAGGTACAACCCGGCCTACCCGGACTTCAACGGGCAGGGGGCCGGCGGCGACTGCACCAACTTCGTCAGCCAGTCCCTGAAGGCGGGCGGCTGGAAGCACGTACCCGGCTACACGAACGACTTCCACAAGTGGTTCGGCAACTCCGACATCCAGTCGGACTCGTTCGTCGGGGTCAACGAGTTCTCCTGGTTCGCCCTGTCCTCCAAGCGGGTCACCAGCCTGGCCAACGTCTACCAGCTGGACGTCGGTGACGTCCTCCAGATGGACTTCAACCGGGACGGGTCGAAGGACCACTCCATGATCGTCACGTACCGCGACCGCCGCGGCGTGCCGTACGTGAGCTATCACTCGACCAACACCTACAACAGGTCGGTAGCGAGCCTCGTCGCCTCGTACCCGGGCGCGGCGTTCTACGCCTACCGCACCTGA
- a CDS encoding polysaccharide deacetylase family protein has product MPRKMSSSGRRRAPRRRGAPRPTRPQLLTALAALLVVASLVAGFLVLSRSDSTTPTASADRKPTAAPKATPSPSWDGRTKILGDGSTSYTGPQKGQLKPVPLKPGETPPQFVVFSWDGALEGGDHLFSHYRELAEQYDAHMTFFLTGIYLLPKSKKSLYRGPMHSPGDAAIDYATDDHIRTTLEQLGEAYKDGDEIGTHFNGHFCEAKGGGDWSVREWKSEIDQFFSFVEHWKTNTGFKDLPPLPFDFKQEVTGGRAPCLEGQKNLLKAIKSYGWRYDASSPGDFQIWPSKKNGIWDFPLQMLPYESGKYQGLSMDFNFLYNQSEGETKGDPAKYPEWEQQTVDSYMAGFNRVYYGSRAPLFIGNHFEDWNGGIYMRSIDQVVKNVCTKKGVKCVSFKELSDWLDVQKPQTLAALRSLDPAQSPDWSTVVK; this is encoded by the coding sequence ATGCCCCGCAAGATGTCGTCGTCAGGCCGCCGTCGCGCCCCCCGTCGCCGCGGTGCACCCCGCCCCACCCGGCCCCAACTGCTGACCGCCCTGGCGGCGCTCCTCGTCGTGGCGTCGCTGGTGGCCGGTTTCCTGGTGCTGTCCCGCTCGGACAGCACCACGCCGACCGCCTCCGCGGACCGGAAGCCCACGGCCGCACCGAAGGCGACGCCGAGCCCGAGCTGGGACGGCAGGACCAAGATCCTCGGTGACGGCTCGACCTCGTACACGGGCCCGCAGAAGGGGCAGTTGAAGCCGGTGCCGCTCAAACCGGGGGAGACGCCGCCGCAGTTCGTGGTGTTCTCCTGGGACGGCGCGCTGGAGGGCGGCGACCACCTGTTCTCGCACTACCGGGAGCTGGCCGAGCAGTACGACGCCCACATGACGTTCTTCCTCACCGGCATCTACCTGCTGCCCAAGAGCAAGAAGTCGCTCTACCGCGGCCCCATGCACTCGCCCGGCGACGCCGCGATCGACTACGCCACCGACGACCACATACGCACCACGCTGGAGCAGCTTGGCGAGGCGTACAAGGACGGCGACGAGATCGGCACGCACTTCAACGGTCACTTCTGCGAGGCCAAGGGCGGCGGCGACTGGAGCGTGCGGGAGTGGAAGAGCGAGATCGACCAGTTCTTCTCGTTCGTGGAGCACTGGAAGACCAACACCGGCTTCAAGGACCTGCCCCCGCTGCCGTTCGACTTCAAGCAGGAGGTCACCGGGGGCCGGGCGCCCTGCCTGGAGGGCCAGAAGAACCTGCTGAAGGCCATCAAGAGCTACGGCTGGCGCTACGACGCCAGTTCACCGGGCGACTTCCAGATATGGCCGTCGAAGAAGAACGGCATCTGGGACTTCCCGCTCCAGATGCTGCCGTACGAGAGCGGCAAGTACCAGGGCCTGTCGATGGACTTCAACTTCCTCTACAACCAGTCCGAGGGTGAGACCAAGGGCGACCCGGCCAAGTACCCCGAGTGGGAGCAGCAGACCGTCGACTCCTACATGGCCGGCTTCAACCGCGTGTACTACGGCAGCCGGGCACCCCTGTTCATCGGCAACCACTTCGAGGACTGGAACGGTGGCATCTACATGCGGTCCATCGACCAGGTGGTCAAGAACGTCTGCACCAAGAAGGGCGTGAAGTGCGTGTCCTTCAAGGAGCTGTCCGACTGGCTCGACGTGCAGAAGCCGCAGACCCTGGCCGCCCTGCGCAGCCTCGACCCCGCCCAGTCGCCGGACTGGTCGACGGTCGTCAAGTGA
- a CDS encoding ketopantoate reductase family protein — translation MTNPLTVAVLGPGGTGGLLAALLSRAGHRVVCVARDDTADTLRRTGITVRSPQFGDFTAPVEADTELRGPVDACLVAVKHTALDAALTRVPPAALGDALVVPLLNGVEHPAALRARYRPDRVAPAVIRVESTRLAPGVIEHGSPFTELELAGDAVPRARLDTLAAHLGAAGPTVRVAGDETAALWAKMAFLAPFALLTTRYGRPLGEVRSAHREELEALVAETAAVGRACGVPADPAGAMARYDAFPPAARSSMQRDAEAGRPLELDAIGGALLRAAGRHGVPVPVTARLVRELRDAGH, via the coding sequence ATGACGAACCCGCTCACCGTCGCCGTACTCGGCCCCGGCGGCACCGGCGGCCTGCTCGCCGCCCTGCTGTCCCGCGCCGGCCACCGCGTCGTCTGCGTGGCCCGCGACGACACGGCCGACACCCTGCGTCGTACCGGCATCACGGTCCGCAGCCCGCAGTTCGGCGACTTCACCGCCCCCGTCGAGGCGGACACCGAGCTGCGCGGACCGGTGGACGCCTGCCTGGTCGCCGTCAAGCACACCGCGCTCGACGCCGCCCTCACCCGGGTCCCGCCCGCCGCCCTCGGCGACGCGCTCGTCGTACCCCTGCTGAACGGCGTCGAGCACCCGGCGGCCCTACGCGCCCGCTACCGCCCCGACCGGGTCGCCCCGGCAGTGATCCGCGTGGAGTCCACCCGGCTCGCCCCGGGCGTGATCGAACACGGCAGCCCCTTCACGGAACTGGAACTGGCCGGGGACGCCGTACCTCGCGCCCGTCTCGACACCCTCGCCGCGCACCTCGGTGCCGCCGGTCCGACCGTCCGCGTGGCCGGGGACGAGACGGCGGCCCTGTGGGCCAAGATGGCCTTCCTCGCCCCGTTCGCCCTGCTCACCACCCGGTACGGCCGTCCGCTCGGCGAGGTCCGCAGCGCTCACCGGGAGGAGCTGGAGGCGCTGGTCGCCGAGACCGCCGCGGTCGGCCGGGCCTGCGGCGTGCCGGCCGATCCGGCCGGCGCCATGGCCCGGTACGACGCCTTCCCGCCGGCCGCCAGGTCGTCCATGCAGCGCGACGCCGAGGCCGGCCGGCCGCTCGAACTGGACGCCATCGGCGGGGCCCTGCTCCGCGCGGCCGGGCGGCACGGCGTACCGGTGCCGGTGACGGCGCGGCTGGTGCGGGAGCTGCGCGACGCCGGCCACTGA
- a CDS encoding transglycosylase domain-containing protein: MTDASQGEGGSMGDGRGEKPQEADETLHLRVDALRADETMQLRVTPPPERSAPAGGRAERRRGARSAEGPPADASGRSSGGRASGGRASGLSAARERAAAALAPLVGPLAPYARRVAPYARRLKPVYPRRGRVGWRRWIPSWRQWVGAFLTSFGLLGTFLVTAYAMTDIPSNLNSYATQQDNVYFWSDGTPMARTGWVQRQAMPLRDIPPDVRWAVLAAENESFYSDPGISAKGITRALFRTLGEGDTEGGSTITQQYVKNVYLTQNQTVSRKFTEAMISLKLDNAMSKDQILEGYLNTSWFGRGTYGIQRAAQAYYGKDVGKLNASQAAMLASLLKGAGLYDPTLGKANHARAVERWSWILDRMVKIGKLSPQERAKYTEFPEPLKSNPLYDTGEQSDYLMELASQYAKKAAHLTDKQFDLGGYQIYTTFDRKREKALTDAVTKAREQARRNDAKVAANAHYGGSSVAADGRVLAVYGGPDHRKQGYNDSNATTVPAGTAFTPFVYAAGLEHGVHTSRGGPATPVTPESVYDGDDGVPVTTPEGPYWDRSGKKVAAHNDGGTSYGRITLREAMARSVNTPFMQLGMDAGLTTVRRTAEASGLLSSSIGPQVPALSLGNSTPSAIRMASGYATFAAGGTHTEPYSVRRITRNGAPVALTVPHARRAVGAQVAEEVTEALADSFRTAHPGAAAGRTGVSGRAGTTEKDTAAWYVGTADSVSTAIVVYRIDLARSLEPLPLDGLAGTSADSVPYTLWSAATGLG, translated from the coding sequence GTGACCGACGCGTCGCAGGGGGAAGGCGGCTCCATGGGGGATGGCCGGGGCGAGAAGCCGCAGGAGGCCGACGAGACCCTGCATCTGAGAGTGGACGCCCTCAGGGCGGACGAGACCATGCAGTTGCGGGTCACGCCGCCGCCCGAGCGGTCCGCCCCGGCCGGCGGCCGGGCGGAGCGACGGCGTGGCGCGCGCTCCGCCGAGGGCCCCCCGGCGGATGCTTCCGGCCGTTCCTCCGGGGGTCGCGCCTCCGGGGGTCGCGCCTCCGGCCTCTCCGCCGCCCGTGAGCGCGCCGCCGCCGCCCTCGCCCCTCTGGTCGGCCCGCTGGCCCCGTACGCGCGCCGCGTGGCCCCGTACGCGCGCCGGCTGAAGCCGGTCTACCCGCGCCGCGGCCGGGTCGGCTGGCGGCGCTGGATACCCTCCTGGCGCCAGTGGGTCGGCGCCTTCCTGACCTCGTTCGGACTGCTCGGCACCTTCCTCGTGACCGCGTACGCGATGACGGACATACCGAGCAATCTCAATTCGTACGCGACGCAACAGGACAACGTCTACTTCTGGTCCGACGGTACGCCCATGGCCCGGACGGGCTGGGTGCAGCGGCAGGCGATGCCGCTGCGGGACATACCCCCGGACGTCCGCTGGGCGGTGCTCGCGGCGGAGAACGAGAGTTTCTACTCGGACCCGGGGATATCCGCCAAGGGCATCACCCGGGCGCTGTTCCGCACGCTGGGCGAGGGGGACACCGAGGGCGGGTCCACCATCACCCAGCAGTACGTCAAAAACGTTTATCTCACACAGAATCAGACGGTAAGCCGCAAATTCACCGAGGCGATGATCTCCCTCAAGCTCGACAACGCGATGAGCAAGGACCAGATCCTCGAGGGCTATCTCAACACCAGCTGGTTCGGCCGCGGCACCTACGGCATCCAGCGGGCGGCGCAGGCGTACTACGGCAAGGACGTCGGCAAGCTCAACGCCTCCCAGGCGGCCATGCTCGCCTCGCTGCTCAAGGGCGCCGGCCTGTACGACCCGACGCTCGGCAAGGCCAACCACGCGCGGGCGGTGGAGCGCTGGTCCTGGATCCTCGACCGCATGGTCAAGATCGGCAAACTGTCGCCGCAGGAACGGGCGAAGTACACCGAGTTCCCCGAGCCGCTCAAGAGCAACCCGCTGTACGACACCGGTGAGCAGAGCGACTACCTGATGGAGCTGGCGTCGCAGTACGCCAAGAAGGCCGCGCATCTTACGGACAAACAGTTCGACCTGGGCGGTTACCAGATCTACACGACGTTCGACCGCAAGCGGGAGAAGGCGCTGACCGACGCCGTCACCAAGGCCCGTGAGCAGGCGAGGCGGAACGACGCGAAGGTGGCGGCGAACGCCCACTACGGCGGCTCCTCGGTGGCCGCGGACGGGCGCGTCCTCGCCGTCTACGGCGGCCCGGACCACCGTAAGCAGGGCTACAACGACTCCAACGCGACCACCGTCCCGGCCGGCACCGCGTTCACGCCGTTCGTCTACGCCGCCGGACTCGAACACGGCGTCCACACCTCGCGCGGCGGCCCCGCCACGCCCGTCACGCCGGAGTCCGTGTACGACGGCGACGACGGCGTGCCCGTCACCACCCCGGAGGGGCCCTACTGGGACCGCAGCGGCAAGAAGGTCGCCGCGCACAACGACGGCGGGACGTCGTACGGGCGGATCACGCTGCGCGAGGCGATGGCCCGGTCGGTGAACACCCCGTTCATGCAGTTGGGGATGGACGCCGGCCTGACCACGGTGCGCCGGACCGCCGAGGCGTCCGGGCTGCTGTCCTCCAGCATCGGCCCGCAGGTGCCCGCCCTGTCGCTGGGCAACTCCACGCCGAGTGCGATCCGCATGGCCAGCGGCTACGCCACGTTCGCGGCCGGCGGCACCCACACCGAGCCGTACTCGGTGCGCCGCATCACCCGCAACGGCGCCCCGGTCGCCCTGACCGTCCCGCACGCCAGGCGGGCGGTCGGCGCGCAGGTGGCCGAGGAGGTCACCGAGGCGCTCGCCGACTCCTTCCGCACCGCCCATCCCGGGGCGGCGGCCGGCCGGACCGGGGTGTCGGGGAGGGCCGGCACCACCGAGAAGGACACCGCCGCCTGGTACGTCGGCACGGCCGACTCCGTGTCCACCGCGATCGTCGTCTACCGGATCGACCTGGCCAGGTCCCTGGAGCCGCTGCCGCTCGACGGACTGGCCGGCACGTCCGCCGACAGCGTCCCGTACACCCTCTGGTCGGCCGCGACGGGCCTCGGCTGA